A genomic region of Halomonas aestuarii contains the following coding sequences:
- a CDS encoding cation-translocating P-type ATPase, with translation MPQQVAENDRPWHALSPEEALARRESTPGGLEAEDARARLARHGPNQLQQVQGRPAWKRLLAQFNNILMVILLVAAAASLGLGHLLDAIAIFGVVLIIALIGFIQEGKAEQALDSIRDMLSPRAQVVRDGRRSEIPAEQLVPGDIVLVESGDRVPADLRLLEAGRLRAEEAALTGESIPVDKGVDAVAEDTDLAERSCMAYAGTIVVQGNARGLVVETGETTEIGRISELLRGVETLRTPLLRQLDRAGRVLALIIMVTAVLTAAFGILVHGEPLVGMFMAAVGLAVAAIPEGMPAIVTIGLALGVQAMARQNAIIRRLPAVETLGSISTIFSDKTGTLTRNEMTARAVCLPDGEIRIEGTGFTPEGTFHEVRDGEPLDEPLDLDAHHALRHFLKVGVLCNNAELARDEGRWHIHGDPTEGALVVAAAKAGLAAGELRGDHDRQDAIPFESERRYMATLHEMDGEPYLLVKGAPDRLLEMCHRVRTDAGETELDHGEWEARIHALSERGLRVLALAEKRAEGITDLVDEHAEDGLVLLGLVGLLDPPRDEAIAAVKDCLAAGIRPVMVTGDHAVTARAIAVQLGFAQTGRAITGREIEAMSDAELEDVILDVDVYARAAPEHKLRLVTAMQARGGVCAMTGDGVNDGPALKRADVGVAMGIQGTEAAKEAAEMVLADDNFATIVRAIREGRKVYDNIRKTITFLLPTNGAQGLAIMIAVLAGGLLPVTPLQALWVNMVVAVTLGLALAFEAGERDLMRRAPRDPAAPLLDLFLLWRVVFVSVLLLLGVYGIFSWLLDGQGGSLALARSGAVNMLVTGCAAYLINSRYLRRSSLSLTGLFGSRPVWIAIALVVALQLAWTYLPVMQLVFGSTALAPGHWLAILVVGVAIFLAVELEKGVLRRFHGEQGATEDAGEDPRERAEAR, from the coding sequence AGCAAGTTGCCGAAAACGACCGCCCCTGGCATGCCCTGTCGCCCGAGGAGGCGCTGGCCAGGCGCGAGAGCACCCCGGGCGGGCTCGAGGCGGAGGACGCCCGGGCCCGCCTGGCGCGCCACGGCCCGAACCAGCTGCAGCAGGTTCAGGGCCGGCCGGCCTGGAAGCGACTGCTCGCTCAGTTCAACAACATCCTGATGGTGATCCTGCTGGTCGCCGCCGCAGCAAGCCTCGGCCTGGGTCATCTGCTGGACGCCATCGCTATCTTCGGCGTGGTCCTGATCATCGCACTGATCGGTTTCATCCAGGAGGGCAAGGCCGAGCAGGCGCTCGACAGCATCCGCGACATGCTGTCACCGCGGGCCCAGGTAGTGCGCGACGGACGGCGCTCCGAGATCCCGGCCGAGCAGCTGGTGCCCGGCGACATCGTGCTGGTGGAGAGCGGCGATCGGGTGCCCGCCGACCTGCGCCTGCTCGAGGCGGGGCGGCTGCGCGCCGAAGAGGCGGCGCTGACCGGGGAGTCGATACCCGTGGACAAGGGAGTCGACGCCGTGGCCGAGGACACCGACCTCGCCGAGCGTTCCTGCATGGCCTACGCCGGTACCATCGTGGTCCAGGGCAACGCCCGGGGCCTGGTGGTGGAGACCGGCGAGACCACCGAGATCGGCCGCATCTCCGAGCTGCTGCGCGGGGTCGAGACGCTCAGGACGCCCCTGCTGCGCCAGCTCGACCGCGCCGGTCGGGTCCTGGCGCTGATCATCATGGTCACGGCGGTGCTCACCGCGGCCTTCGGGATCCTGGTCCACGGCGAGCCCCTCGTCGGGATGTTCATGGCGGCGGTGGGGCTGGCGGTGGCCGCCATCCCCGAGGGCATGCCGGCCATCGTCACCATCGGCCTGGCCCTGGGGGTGCAGGCCATGGCACGCCAGAACGCCATCATCCGTCGACTACCGGCGGTGGAGACCCTGGGCTCGATCTCCACCATCTTCTCCGACAAGACCGGCACCCTGACCCGTAACGAGATGACCGCCCGCGCGGTCTGCCTGCCCGACGGCGAGATCCGGATCGAGGGCACGGGCTTCACCCCCGAGGGGACGTTCCACGAGGTGCGCGACGGCGAGCCGCTCGACGAGCCCCTTGACCTCGATGCTCACCATGCCCTGCGACACTTCCTGAAGGTCGGCGTGCTGTGCAACAACGCCGAACTCGCCCGGGACGAGGGCCGTTGGCACATTCACGGCGACCCCACCGAGGGTGCCCTGGTGGTGGCCGCCGCCAAGGCCGGCCTCGCGGCCGGGGAGCTGCGCGGCGACCACGATCGCCAGGACGCCATCCCCTTCGAGTCCGAGCGCCGGTACATGGCCACCCTCCACGAGATGGACGGCGAGCCGTACCTGCTGGTCAAGGGCGCACCGGACCGGCTGCTGGAGATGTGCCATCGGGTTCGCACCGACGCGGGCGAGACCGAGTTAGATCACGGCGAGTGGGAGGCGCGCATCCATGCCCTCTCCGAACGCGGCCTGCGAGTGCTGGCCCTGGCCGAGAAGCGCGCCGAGGGCATCACCGACCTGGTCGACGAGCATGCCGAGGATGGCCTGGTACTGCTGGGCCTGGTGGGCCTGCTCGACCCGCCCCGGGACGAGGCCATCGCGGCGGTGAAGGATTGCCTCGCGGCGGGCATCCGGCCGGTGATGGTGACCGGTGACCATGCCGTCACCGCCCGGGCCATCGCGGTGCAGCTGGGCTTCGCCCAGACCGGGCGGGCGATCACCGGACGCGAGATCGAGGCCATGTCCGACGCCGAGCTGGAGGACGTCATCCTCGACGTGGACGTCTACGCCCGCGCCGCCCCGGAGCACAAGCTGCGCCTGGTCACCGCCATGCAGGCGCGGGGCGGCGTCTGTGCCATGACCGGCGACGGGGTCAACGACGGCCCGGCGCTGAAGCGCGCCGACGTGGGCGTGGCCATGGGCATCCAGGGCACCGAGGCCGCCAAGGAGGCCGCCGAGATGGTGCTGGCCGACGACAACTTCGCTACCATCGTCCGTGCCATCCGCGAGGGACGAAAGGTCTACGACAACATCCGCAAGACCATCACCTTCCTGCTGCCCACCAACGGCGCCCAGGGCCTCGCCATCATGATCGCCGTGCTGGCCGGTGGCCTGCTGCCGGTCACCCCGCTGCAGGCGCTGTGGGTCAACATGGTGGTGGCGGTGACCCTCGGCCTGGCACTGGCCTTCGAGGCCGGCGAGCGGGACCTGATGCGCCGCGCCCCCCGGGACCCCGCCGCCCCGCTGCTCGACCTCTTCCTGCTGTGGCGGGTGGTGTTCGTCTCGGTGCTGCTGCTGCTCGGAGTGTACGGGATCTTCTCGTGGCTCCTCGACGGCCAGGGAGGCAGCCTCGCGCTGGCACGCTCCGGCGCGGTCAACATGCTGGTCACCGGCTGCGCGGCCTACCTGATCAACAGCCGCTACCTGCGCCGCAGCAGCCTCTCCCTCACGGGCCTGTTCGGCAGCCGCCCGGTGTGGATCGCCAT